In Methanococcoides sp. LMO-2, a single window of DNA contains:
- a CDS encoding lysine 2,3-aminomutase: MVEELINWDDVPNDPIFTLTFPNRHMLLPHHYQKMETLLRNDAPEEEVEGEIQNIRMSMNPHPAGQLEKNVPEHEGQILRGMQHKYDETILFFPAQGQTCHAFCTFCFRWAQFIGMDDLKFSSRDVELLISYLQEHPEVKDVLFTGGDPMTMSAGLLKRYIEPILEADIRSIENIRIGTKSLSYWPYRFVSDKDSEEILALFSNVTEHNKHMALMAHFNHPRELTTDVVKKAIQNIRSTGTQIRTQSPLIAHINDEAPLWEQMWREQVRLGCIPYYMFMVRNTGAKHYFDVPMAKAWEIFQNAYQNVSGLARTVRGPSMSTDPGKINILGVQEINNEKVFVLEFLQGRESNWVRKPFFAKYSQTASWLTDLKPAFGNDRFFFD; the protein is encoded by the coding sequence GTGGTCGAGGAACTCATCAACTGGGACGATGTTCCGAATGACCCGATATTTACTCTGACCTTCCCTAACAGGCACATGTTGCTTCCACATCATTACCAGAAGATGGAAACCCTCTTGAGAAATGATGCTCCGGAAGAAGAGGTCGAAGGTGAGATACAGAACATTAGAATGAGCATGAACCCTCACCCTGCAGGCCAGCTTGAGAAAAATGTACCTGAACATGAAGGGCAGATCCTTCGCGGAATGCAGCACAAATATGACGAAACTATCCTTTTCTTCCCTGCCCAAGGACAGACCTGCCATGCATTCTGTACATTCTGCTTCAGATGGGCACAGTTCATAGGCATGGATGACCTGAAGTTCTCCAGCCGGGATGTAGAGCTCCTTATATCGTACCTTCAGGAACACCCGGAGGTCAAGGATGTGCTTTTCACAGGCGGCGACCCCATGACCATGAGCGCAGGTCTCCTCAAAAGATATATCGAACCGATCCTTGAAGCGGACATCCGCAGTATTGAGAACATAAGGATAGGTACCAAATCTTTAAGTTACTGGCCTTATCGCTTTGTTTCTGACAAAGATAGTGAGGAGATCCTTGCCCTTTTCAGCAATGTTACGGAACACAATAAGCACATGGCACTCATGGCACATTTCAACCACCCCAGGGAACTTACCACTGATGTCGTGAAGAAGGCTATACAGAACATCCGTTCAACAGGCACACAGATAAGAACGCAGTCACCCCTGATAGCGCACATAAATGACGAAGCTCCCCTCTGGGAACAGATGTGGAGAGAACAGGTGCGTCTGGGATGCATCCCGTATTATATGTTCATGGTAAGGAACACAGGTGCAAAACACTACTTCGACGTACCTATGGCAAAAGCATGGGAGATCTTCCAGAATGCATACCAGAACGTCAGCGGGCTTGCAAGAACTGTGCGCGGTCCAAGTATGTCTACTGACCCCGGAAAGATCAATATACTCGGAGTTCAGGAGATAAACAATGAAAAGGTCTTTGTGCTTGAGTTCCTGCAGGGACGGGAAAGCAACTGGGTGCGCAAGCCTTTCTTTGCAAAATATTCCCAGACAGCTTCATGGCTCACAGACCTGAAACCCGCTTTTGGTAATGACAGGTTCTTCTTCGACTAA